Proteins from a genomic interval of Caulobacter sp. SL161:
- a CDS encoding acyl-CoA thioesterase, with protein sequence MTDQNASTAPENASPSRLMRFEATPGSSRQTLIADRRLCVGPPGNVFVFGGVLFGSALAALEDHLQRPVVWSTIQFLGPVRAEETLELSIEVPGPGRTISQARVIGRVEDREIFLATAALGVRDEPLDHAWDQAPDIPPPEACETAKLWPHGQEPGTLLETLEMRIPPGPFAETEPTGKLADSGRTVFWVRARQDLPMDISVLALFGDFTPYALSKALGGGLGGVSLDNTLRVLRRVETDWILCDARIQGIRSGFAHGDIRLFARTGELMAIGGQSMNAWPPRAKA encoded by the coding sequence ATGACCGACCAGAACGCCTCCACGGCACCCGAAAACGCTTCACCATCACGCCTGATGCGCTTCGAGGCGACGCCGGGGTCGTCGCGCCAGACCCTGATCGCCGACCGACGTCTGTGCGTCGGGCCTCCCGGCAATGTCTTCGTCTTTGGCGGCGTGCTCTTCGGCTCGGCCCTCGCGGCCCTGGAGGATCATCTCCAACGCCCGGTCGTCTGGTCGACGATCCAGTTCCTGGGTCCCGTCCGCGCCGAGGAGACACTCGAGCTGAGCATCGAGGTTCCAGGACCCGGACGAACGATCTCCCAAGCGCGCGTGATCGGTCGGGTGGAGGATCGCGAGATCTTCCTGGCCACGGCGGCCCTGGGCGTCCGTGACGAGCCGCTCGACCATGCCTGGGACCAAGCCCCAGATATTCCCCCGCCTGAGGCCTGCGAAACCGCGAAACTGTGGCCGCATGGTCAGGAGCCCGGCACGCTGCTTGAAACCCTGGAGATGCGCATCCCGCCCGGCCCTTTCGCCGAAACCGAGCCCACCGGAAAGCTGGCCGACAGCGGCCGGACGGTGTTCTGGGTGCGGGCGCGTCAAGACCTGCCGATGGACATCAGCGTCCTGGCGCTGTTTGGCGACTTCACCCCCTACGCCCTGAGCAAGGCGCTGGGCGGCGGCCTGGGCGGCGTCAGCCTGGACAACACGCTTCGGGTGCTGCGACGGGTCGAGACCGACTGGATCCTGTGCGACGCGCGGATTCAGGGCATCCGCTCAGGCTTCGCCCACGGCGACATCCGCCTGTTCGCCCGAACCGGCGAACTGATGGCGATCGGCGGCCAGTCGATGAACGCCTGGCCGCCACGCGCTAAGGCCTGA